A DNA window from Haliovirga abyssi contains the following coding sequences:
- the murG gene encoding undecaprenyldiphospho-muramoylpentapeptide beta-N-acetylglucosaminyltransferase produces the protein MKKVLIAAGGTGGHIYPALAVANELRKKDIEVIFVGTKTRMEKDIIPANNFKFVGLDIIPFRKLKSLFKALKATIKIMKIIKKEKIENVIGFGNYISVPAILAGLIYKKNIYLHEQNVKMGQANRWFYRFSKKTFVSFDDTFEEMPLKYQDKVIVTGNPLREEFYNVNRLEERKRLKISENEKVILITGGSLGAKSINEFVLKNWERFFKEKDFRVYWATGKINFDEINNKITKLKNNDVIKPYFENMHSIMEVADIVISRAGASIISELIELSKPSILIPYNFVGQYENAKILEDIGATVLFKDEEIDSAMDYIFELGNDRKKLLEISNNIKKLKKGNSTRKIVEELDIWRKI, from the coding sequence ATGAAAAAGGTTTTAATTGCAGCAGGTGGAACTGGCGGACATATATATCCAGCATTAGCAGTAGCAAATGAGCTAAGGAAAAAGGATATTGAAGTTATATTTGTAGGGACGAAGACTCGAATGGAAAAAGATATTATTCCAGCGAATAATTTTAAGTTTGTGGGATTGGATATAATACCATTTAGAAAATTAAAATCGTTATTTAAAGCGTTAAAAGCGACAATAAAAATAATGAAGATTATAAAAAAAGAAAAAATTGAAAATGTAATTGGATTTGGAAATTATATATCAGTTCCAGCGATACTTGCAGGATTAATATATAAAAAAAATATATATTTACATGAGCAAAATGTAAAGATGGGACAAGCTAATAGATGGTTTTATAGATTTTCTAAAAAAACATTTGTTAGTTTTGATGATACATTTGAAGAGATGCCTTTGAAATATCAAGATAAAGTTATAGTGACTGGAAATCCTTTGAGAGAAGAATTTTATAATGTGAATAGATTAGAGGAAAGAAAAAGATTAAAAATTAGTGAAAATGAAAAAGTTATATTAATTACAGGTGGAAGTTTAGGAGCAAAAAGTATAAATGAATTTGTTTTGAAAAATTGGGAAAGATTTTTTAAAGAAAAAGATTTTAGAGTATATTGGGCTACAGGGAAAATAAATTTTGATGAAATAAACAATAAAATTACTAAGTTAAAGAACAATGATGTCATTAAGCCATATTTTGAAAATATGCACTCTATTATGGAAGTAGCGGATATTGTGATTAGTAGAGCAGGAGCTAGTATAATTTCTGAATTAATAGAGCTTAGTAAGCCATCTATTTTAATACCATATAATTTTGTGGGGCAATATGAAAATGCTAAAATATTAGAAGATATAGGGGCAACCGTTCTTTTTAAAGATGAAGAGATAGATAGTGCAATGGATTATATATTTGAGCTCGGAAATGATA